One Deltaproteobacteria bacterium genomic region harbors:
- a CDS encoding ABC transporter permease subunit produces MRWRSSFEFLVIYAVTLALLALIVVPMVVVTLGSFLNVEILGTDQWSGDRNDWVSFAAFEYLFRVYLPWMTFSLQLALLSIVICVLIAVPAAYVFVQYPFRGSRLIEELLLLPLSLPGISMSIGLLAAYNTIRGTWLVLAGHILYTIPFMVRVVTGTLRSFDVTTLESAAQTLGAGFWQRMWLIVLPNLRHSMILGSLLAFAVSWGEFNVSYLLNAGHPQTFPAALFNTYANESFQRSSAATVIFLAVVLPVVIAIQRLGGRASVDVEQGV; encoded by the coding sequence ATGCGCTGGCGCAGCAGTTTCGAGTTTTTAGTAATCTATGCCGTGACGCTGGCACTGCTCGCGCTGATCGTCGTGCCCATGGTGGTGGTCACGCTCGGCTCGTTTCTCAACGTGGAAATTCTCGGCACCGACCAATGGTCGGGCGATCGCAACGATTGGGTAAGCTTCGCCGCGTTCGAATATCTGTTTCGGGTCTACTTGCCGTGGATGACCTTCAGTCTGCAGCTTGCGCTGCTGTCGATCGTGATCTGCGTGTTGATCGCTGTGCCCGCGGCTTATGTTTTTGTCCAATATCCGTTTCGCGGCAGCCGTTTGATCGAGGAACTCCTCCTGCTGCCGTTGTCGCTGCCGGGCATTTCCATGTCGATCGGTTTGTTGGCAGCCTACAATACGATCCGCGGCACCTGGCTGGTGCTGGCGGGTCATATCCTTTATACGATCCCTTTTATGGTGCGCGTCGTCACCGGCACGCTGCGCAGCTTCGATGTAACCACACTCGAATCGGCGGCGCAGACATTGGGCGCGGGCTTCTGGCAGCGCATGTGGCTGATCGTCTTACCCAACTTACGCCACTCGATGATTCTGGGCTCGCTACTTGCCTTCGCCGTCTCCTGGGGTGAATTCAACGTCAGCTATTTGCTCAACGCCGGCCATCCCCAAACTTTCCCGGCGGCTCTGTTCAACACCTACGCTAACGAAAGCTTCCAGCGCTCCAGCGCCGCGACAGTGATATTTCTCGCCGTGGTTTTGCCAGTGGTGATAGCGATACAACGCCTCGGCGGGCGCGCCTCCGTGGACGTGGAGCAGGGGGTATGA
- a CDS encoding DUF547 domain-containing protein — MFKTQTGFGFRVSSFEFNPKPRNRNSKHFLRTAATLLTLLGVATMAQAAPKSELWPRWQKNDAASKQKIDHAAWDAFLKKYVVVNPGGINRVRYATVTPDDRTALINYVKSLEAVSISTYSRAEQRAYWINLYNAKTVELILSRFPVKSIRDINISPGLFVSGPWGAKNMTVEGEKISLDDIEHRILRPIWKDNRVHYAVNCASNGCPNLQPTAFTTENMESLLDKGAREYINHPRGVSLTGGKLKVSSIYVWFQEDFGSTEGLMQHWGKYATGALADGLKSYNGGLEHDYDWNLNGAN; from the coding sequence ATGTTCAAAACACAGACTGGTTTCGGGTTTCGAGTTTCGAGTTTCGAGTTCAACCCGAAACCTAGAAACCGAAACTCGAAACACTTCCTACGGACAGCGGCAACCCTGCTCACTCTATTGGGCGTCGCCACAATGGCGCAGGCCGCGCCGAAATCCGAACTGTGGCCGCGCTGGCAAAAAAACGATGCCGCAAGCAAGCAGAAGATCGATCACGCCGCGTGGGACGCCTTTCTCAAGAAGTATGTGGTCGTCAACCCAGGCGGCATCAACCGTGTGCGCTACGCGACCGTGACTCCGGATGATCGCACGGCACTGATCAACTACGTGAAGAGTTTGGAAGCCGTGTCGATCTCCACCTACAGCCGCGCCGAGCAGCGCGCCTACTGGATCAATCTTTACAACGCCAAAACCGTCGAGCTTATCCTGTCGCGCTTTCCGGTGAAATCGATCCGTGACATTAACATTTCGCCGGGATTGTTCGTCAGCGGCCCCTGGGGTGCGAAAAATATGACCGTCGAAGGCGAAAAGATTTCCCTCGACGACATCGAGCACCGCATCCTGCGGCCGATCTGGAAAGACAACCGGGTTCACTACGCCGTCAATTGCGCCAGCAACGGCTGCCCCAACCTGCAGCCGACAGCGTTCACAACAGAAAACATGGAGTCGCTGCTCGACAAAGGCGCGCGCGAATACATCAATCACCCGCGCGGTGTGTCGCTCACCGGCGGCAAATTAAAAGTGTCGAGCATCTACGTCTGGTTTCAAGAAGACTTCGGCAGCACGGAGGGTTTGATGCAGCACTGGGGCAAATACGCGACAGGGGCACTGGCGGACGGGCTCAAGAGCTACAACGGCGGGCTGGAGCATGATTATGACTGGAATTTAAACGGCGCTAATTAG
- a CDS encoding ABC transporter ATP-binding protein: MKTKVEAKNLCKSYGGIAAVEEFSHIFAPGRVTTILGPSGSGKSTTLSMVAGLLEPDGGQVHCDDVDITNLPAAERNFGMVFQSYALFPHMTVLENVEFGLRVRGVERNLRRQRAGKVLEMLHIAPLADRRIRQISGGEQQRVAVARALAFDPQVLLMDEPLSALDAKLRETLRAELFKLLQELGVTTIYVTHDQIEAMSLGYELIIMNAGRIAQTGRPYEVYSQPANTFVANFLGSTNMVAGECVEFNGARRLHLPFARMEVADETPLGECWAVIRPEDMEIAEDGGEHFYAEFESSIFLGNQVRLFLRVGEQRIIVDVPNDVLQQPRQQWPLQVKTSKICILSKEQSRQWN, from the coding sequence ATGAAAACCAAAGTCGAAGCGAAAAATCTGTGCAAGAGCTACGGTGGCATTGCCGCCGTCGAAGAGTTCTCGCATATTTTCGCTCCGGGTCGGGTGACGACGATTCTCGGTCCGAGCGGCTCGGGCAAGAGCACCACGCTGTCGATGGTCGCTGGACTATTGGAGCCCGATGGCGGCCAGGTTCATTGCGACGACGTCGATATCACCAACCTGCCCGCCGCCGAACGCAACTTCGGCATGGTATTTCAGAGCTACGCCTTGTTTCCCCACATGACAGTGTTGGAGAACGTCGAGTTCGGCCTGCGCGTGCGCGGCGTTGAACGAAATCTACGCCGCCAGCGTGCCGGAAAGGTGCTGGAGATGCTGCACATCGCGCCGCTGGCAGACCGGCGCATTCGGCAAATCTCCGGTGGCGAGCAGCAGCGAGTCGCGGTGGCGCGCGCGCTGGCGTTCGATCCACAAGTGTTGTTGATGGATGAACCCCTGTCGGCCCTCGATGCCAAGCTGCGCGAAACCTTGCGCGCCGAGCTTTTTAAACTCTTGCAGGAGCTTGGCGTTACAACGATTTATGTCACGCACGATCAAATCGAAGCGATGAGCCTGGGCTACGAGCTGATCATCATGAACGCGGGGCGCATCGCCCAGACAGGACGGCCCTACGAAGTCTATTCGCAGCCAGCGAACACGTTCGTCGCCAATTTTCTCGGCTCGACCAATATGGTCGCCGGCGAATGCGTCGAATTCAACGGTGCGCGACGCCTCCACCTGCCGTTTGCGCGCATGGAAGTTGCCGATGAAACACCTCTTGGCGAATGTTGGGCGGTGATCCGTCCTGAAGACATGGAGATTGCCGAAGACGGCGGCGAACATTTCTACGCCGAGTTCGAATCGTCAATTTTTCTCGGCAACCAGGTGCGCTTGTTCTTGCGCGTTGGTGAGCAGCGCATCATCGTCGACGTGCCCAATGATGTTTTGCAGCAGCCGCGCCAGCAGTGGCCGCTGCAAGTGAAAACTTCCAAAATTTGCATTCTCTCCAAGGAGCAGAGCCGCCAATGGAACTAA
- a CDS encoding ABC transporter permease subunit — MGPGAKTVKMKEQLAARAATKRPWARPQLLCLPLIVLFGALLVWPLALLVWESIATADGATLRRYADIVLIPRYRAALLWSLGISLAVAAVSTLTCLAPAWLFVRKEFAGKRLLRAAFALPMSFSGVIVGFLMIIMLGRAGFVPAMAEKFFGSAWLSGAAYQTTGLLLAYLYFEIPRATLTLESALRKFDVRLEAAAQSLGANRLQSLFWVILPTIWPALVSTFAVTFTVSLGSFGVALILSTRQVNLLPLEIFTNIFAVPSDRAMAAALSMMLTVVALGVNYGIRSWMEREAVAR; from the coding sequence ATGGGGCCGGGAGCTAAGACAGTCAAGATGAAAGAGCAGCTCGCAGCACGCGCCGCGACCAAACGACCCTGGGCGCGCCCGCAACTGCTTTGCTTGCCGTTGATCGTTTTGTTCGGCGCGCTGTTGGTTTGGCCGTTAGCGCTGCTGGTTTGGGAAAGTATCGCCACAGCGGATGGCGCTACTTTGCGACGCTATGCCGACATCGTTTTGATACCGCGCTACCGCGCCGCTTTACTCTGGTCACTGGGCATTAGTCTGGCGGTCGCCGCGGTGTCGACGCTCACCTGCCTTGCGCCCGCCTGGTTGTTTGTCCGCAAGGAGTTTGCCGGCAAGCGCCTGCTGCGCGCGGCCTTCGCGCTGCCTATGTCGTTCTCCGGTGTGATCGTTGGTTTCTTGATGATCATCATGCTCGGCCGCGCCGGCTTCGTGCCAGCGATGGCAGAAAAATTTTTTGGCAGCGCTTGGTTGTCCGGTGCGGCCTACCAAACCACCGGTCTTTTGCTCGCCTACCTTTATTTCGAAATCCCCCGGGCCACCCTGACTCTGGAATCGGCGCTGCGCAAATTCGACGTGCGGCTTGAAGCCGCGGCGCAATCCCTCGGCGCCAACCGCTTGCAGAGTTTGTTCTGGGTGATCTTGCCGACGATTTGGCCGGCGCTGGTTTCCACCTTCGCCGTAACTTTCACGGTTTCGCTGGGCTCCTTCGGCGTCGCGTTGATCCTGTCAACCCGACAGGTCAACTTGCTGCCACTGGAAATCTTTACCAACATTTTTGCCGTGCCCTCCGACCGCGCCATGGCGGCAGCGCTGTCGATGATGTTGACGGTGGTGGCGCTCGGCGTCAACTACGGCATTCGCTCCTGGATGGAGCGGGAGGCGGTCGCACGGTGA
- a CDS encoding radical SAM/Cys-rich domain protein — translation MQPFTDKIGPGGALRRHSVDTLQVNLGRYCNLACIHCHVEAGPTRKEMMSRVHIDALLDFLKRSPISTLDITGGAPELHDDFDHLVESARALGRHVMDRCNLTVIFEPGKDYLPEFFRQHQIELVCSLPCYSVENVDKQRGKGTFDGSIRALQIFNELGYGRPDSGLTLNLVYNPVGPHLPPPQQKLELDYRRILEEKFGIVFNHLYCLSNMPITRYATHLKLRGEYDAYMNLLAENFNAATLDQVMCRNLISVGWDGRIYDCDFNQMLNLPLRRVDGTAMTIENAALDDIQNAAITVDNHCYACTAGAGSSCGGSLI, via the coding sequence ATGCAGCCATTCACTGACAAGATTGGGCCCGGTGGCGCGCTGCGCCGGCACAGTGTCGACACCCTGCAGGTAAACTTAGGCCGCTATTGCAATCTCGCCTGCATTCATTGCCACGTCGAAGCTGGGCCGACGCGCAAGGAGATGATGAGCCGCGTCCATATCGACGCGCTGCTCGACTTTCTCAAACGCTCACCCATCTCAACTCTCGATATTACCGGCGGCGCACCGGAGTTGCACGACGACTTCGACCATTTAGTCGAATCGGCACGCGCCCTGGGCCGCCACGTGATGGACCGCTGCAACCTCACCGTGATCTTCGAGCCGGGGAAGGATTACCTACCGGAATTTTTTCGTCAACACCAAATTGAGTTGGTCTGTTCGCTCCCCTGCTATTCGGTGGAGAACGTCGACAAACAACGCGGCAAGGGGACTTTCGACGGCAGCATCCGGGCGCTGCAAATCTTCAATGAGCTTGGCTATGGCCGACCTGATAGCGGACTGACTTTGAATCTGGTCTACAATCCCGTGGGTCCTCACCTGCCCCCGCCCCAACAGAAACTAGAGCTCGACTACAGGCGCATTCTCGAAGAGAAATTCGGTATAGTTTTCAATCATCTTTATTGCCTGAGCAACATGCCGATCACGCGCTACGCGACTCATTTGAAGCTGCGCGGTGAGTACGACGCCTACATGAACTTGCTGGCGGAAAATTTTAACGCCGCCACTCTCGATCAAGTGATGTGCCGCAACTTGATCAGCGTCGGCTGGGATGGCCGGATCTATGACTGTGACTTCAATCAAATGCTGAACCTGCCTCTGCGGCGCGTCGACGGCACTGCGATGACCATCGAAAACGCCGCGCTCGATGACATCCAAAACGCCGCCATCACCGTAGATAACCATTGCTATGCCTGCACCGCCGGCGCGGGCAGCAGCTGCGGCGGATCTCTAATCTAA
- a CDS encoding extracellular solute-binding protein codes for MKQKLRFIGFGLLLFGAIACGKKPEEKSAEKPATTAATGEKTVIQYDAIPNYANWGGVTEAYFKKTGVRVPPDMKGSSAAMAALEAEKDKPMADVVYYSGAIGYQAAGKGLHQPYKPAGWDKIPDNLKDPEALWWTLHTAHISLLVNTNALKGKPIPRSFADLLKPEYKGLVVYDDPRIHGTAFTFVYGINQLMGGGADMNKGFEYLKKLHPNILKYAKENSYNDLLRGEVPIWINADGNGFKAKHADKAPIEVVIPAEGAIVMPLVMAMVKGAPRPEEAKKYLDWLLTEEAQKLMAEAFFQPVVKFDLPADLKSKFPPPAAYAKSVVPKLSDMAAQADAIKKRWEQEIETAR; via the coding sequence ATGAAACAAAAACTGCGGTTTATCGGTTTCGGTTTGTTGCTCTTCGGAGCAATTGCCTGCGGCAAGAAACCTGAAGAAAAGTCCGCGGAGAAACCGGCGACGACGGCCGCCACTGGCGAGAAAACCGTGATCCAGTACGACGCCATTCCCAATTACGCCAACTGGGGCGGCGTCACCGAAGCCTACTTCAAGAAAACCGGCGTGCGCGTGCCGCCCGACATGAAGGGATCGAGTGCAGCCATGGCGGCGTTGGAGGCGGAAAAGGACAAACCAATGGCCGACGTGGTCTACTACTCCGGCGCCATCGGTTATCAGGCGGCGGGCAAGGGTTTGCATCAGCCCTACAAACCGGCGGGTTGGGACAAGATTCCCGATAATTTGAAAGACCCCGAAGCGCTCTGGTGGACGCTCCACACGGCGCATATTTCTCTGCTGGTAAACACCAACGCGCTCAAAGGCAAGCCGATTCCGCGCTCCTTCGCCGATCTGCTCAAACCGGAATACAAAGGCCTGGTAGTGTACGACGATCCGCGCATTCATGGCACGGCGTTTACCTTCGTCTATGGCATCAATCAGCTGATGGGCGGCGGCGCCGACATGAACAAGGGCTTTGAGTATCTCAAAAAGCTCCACCCGAACATTCTCAAGTATGCCAAAGAAAACAGCTACAACGACTTGCTGCGCGGCGAGGTGCCGATTTGGATCAACGCCGATGGCAACGGCTTCAAAGCTAAGCACGCCGACAAAGCGCCCATCGAAGTAGTCATTCCTGCCGAAGGCGCCATCGTCATGCCGCTGGTCATGGCGATGGTGAAAGGCGCGCCGCGCCCCGAAGAAGCCAAGAAGTATCTCGATTGGCTGCTCACCGAGGAAGCGCAAAAGTTGATGGCCGAAGCCTTTTTCCAACCGGTGGTAAAATTCGATCTGCCGGCCGACTTGAAAAGCAAGTTCCCGCCGCCCGCCGCCTATGCCAAAAGCGTAGTGCCCAAGCTGAGCGACATGGCCGCCCAGGCTGACGCGATCAAAAAGCGCTGGGAACAAGAAATCGAAACCGCCCGCTGA
- a CDS encoding FAD-containing oxidoreductase, with protein sequence MKLGKIVILILVLVAAVFGFRMLPIREWFIELEAYVRSLGAVGPAVWTLAYIVCTVLFIPGSALTLGAGGLFGLKTGFLVVLVGANIGALCAFLLSRTLLRQKVAGWAERNPKFKSLDRAIGGQGFKMVFLSRLSPAFPFSLLNYLLGLTAVRTGAYVLANLLGMLPGIFLFVYIGVTARDAIAGQTDASAGFYQQILKYVGLLATVAVVVVVTRVARKAMREAEMQQEGSVVAGKPLLNTNYQPASYKEMTIAGDQHDKVLVENCHPLSWVNPTPAKKYNMVVIGGGTAGLVSAAGSAGLGAKVALIERNLLGGDCLNVGCVPSKGVIRAARAAHDARNGAEFGIKLAGEPSIGFAAAMERMRRLRAGISEHDSAERFRKLGVDVFIGNGKFIDGNTIEVDGKPLKFDRAVIATGARASEPPIAGLRETGFYTNETIFTLTELPRRLAVIGAGPIGCELAQSFQRFGSDVTILTDGAEIMPREDRDAAAVVRKQIQADGVKIVTGAKIQSAAAQNGAKVLKLNISDQPAELACDAILVSVGRTPNLEGLNLDAANVRYNMRGVEVDARMRTSNPRIFAAGDVCSRYQFTHAADAMARIVIANALFMSRRKATDLVMPWCTYTDPEIAHVGYYEKDAMAAGFDVATITQSLSDVDRAILDGEDEGFARVHYDKKTGKILGGTIVAAHAGEMLGELTLAMVAKQSVGVLSSTIHSYPTQAEVLRKIGDAYMRTKLTPTVKKVFNKWLEWRR encoded by the coding sequence GTGAAGCTTGGCAAAATAGTGATCTTAATCCTGGTGCTCGTCGCGGCGGTTTTTGGCTTTCGCATGCTGCCGATCCGTGAGTGGTTCATCGAGCTGGAAGCCTACGTGCGCAGCCTCGGCGCCGTTGGTCCCGCGGTTTGGACGCTGGCGTACATCGTTTGCACGGTTCTTTTCATTCCCGGCAGCGCTTTGACTCTCGGTGCCGGCGGCTTGTTCGGGCTCAAGACCGGCTTTTTAGTCGTCCTCGTCGGCGCCAACATCGGCGCGCTCTGCGCCTTTTTGCTGTCGCGAACCTTGCTGCGCCAGAAAGTTGCCGGCTGGGCGGAACGTAATCCAAAATTTAAATCCCTTGACCGCGCCATCGGTGGCCAGGGCTTCAAGATGGTTTTTCTTTCGCGTTTGAGCCCGGCATTTCCGTTTTCGTTATTAAATTATTTGTTGGGCCTCACCGCCGTGCGCACGGGCGCTTATGTGCTGGCGAACTTGCTCGGCATGCTGCCGGGCATTTTTCTCTTCGTTTACATTGGCGTCACTGCGCGCGACGCCATCGCTGGTCAAACCGATGCCTCAGCAGGCTTCTATCAGCAGATTCTGAAATACGTCGGCCTCCTCGCCACGGTCGCGGTGGTAGTGGTGGTCACACGCGTTGCGCGCAAAGCCATGCGCGAAGCGGAGATGCAGCAGGAAGGCAGCGTGGTGGCGGGCAAGCCGCTGCTCAACACAAATTACCAACCCGCTTCTTACAAAGAAATGACCATCGCTGGCGATCAGCACGACAAGGTGCTGGTGGAGAACTGTCACCCGCTCAGCTGGGTGAACCCAACGCCGGCGAAAAAATACAACATGGTCGTCATCGGCGGCGGCACAGCAGGCTTGGTGAGCGCCGCCGGCTCAGCAGGCCTGGGCGCGAAAGTCGCGTTGATCGAACGTAACCTGCTTGGCGGCGACTGCCTGAACGTCGGCTGTGTGCCGTCGAAAGGCGTGATCCGCGCGGCCCGCGCGGCGCACGACGCGCGCAACGGTGCTGAGTTTGGCATCAAGCTCGCCGGCGAGCCGAGCATCGGCTTCGCCGCGGCGATGGAGCGCATGCGCCGTCTGCGCGCCGGCATCAGCGAGCATGACTCCGCCGAGCGCTTTCGCAAGCTCGGCGTCGACGTCTTTATCGGCAATGGCAAGTTCATCGATGGCAACACCATTGAAGTCGACGGTAAGCCGCTAAAGTTCGACCGCGCCGTGATCGCCACCGGCGCGCGCGCCTCAGAGCCACCGATCGCCGGTTTGCGTGAAACCGGCTTCTACACCAACGAAACGATTTTCACTTTGACTGAATTACCCAGGCGGTTAGCCGTCATCGGGGCCGGACCCATCGGCTGCGAGCTGGCGCAGAGTTTCCAACGCTTCGGCAGCGACGTGACTATTCTCACCGACGGTGCCGAGATCATGCCGCGCGAGGACCGCGACGCCGCGGCCGTTGTCCGCAAGCAGATCCAAGCGGACGGCGTTAAGATCGTCACCGGTGCCAAGATCCAGAGTGCGGCGGCGCAGAACGGCGCTAAGGTTCTGAAGCTCAATATAAGCGACCAGCCGGCGGAGCTGGCCTGTGACGCGATTCTAGTTTCCGTCGGCCGCACGCCTAATCTTGAAGGGCTCAATCTCGACGCCGCCAACGTGCGTTACAATATGCGCGGTGTCGAAGTCGACGCGCGCATGCGCACGTCAAACCCGCGCATCTTCGCCGCCGGCGACGTTTGTTCGCGCTATCAGTTCACCCACGCTGCCGACGCCATGGCGCGCATTGTCATCGCCAACGCGCTCTTCATGTCGCGGCGCAAGGCAACAGACCTAGTGATGCCGTGGTGCACTTATACAGATCCGGAGATTGCCCATGTGGGCTATTATGAAAAAGACGCCATGGCAGCGGGCTTCGACGTCGCGACGATTACGCAGTCTTTAAGCGACGTCGATCGAGCGATTCTCGATGGCGAGGACGAAGGCTTTGCGCGAGTTCACTACGATAAAAAAACCGGTAAGATTCTCGGTGGCACGATCGTCGCGGCGCACGCTGGCGAAATGCTTGGCGAATTGACGCTGGCGATGGTCGCCAAGCAAAGTGTTGGGGTGTTGTCGTCGACGATCCACTCCTATCCGACCCAGGCGGAAGTGCTGAGAAAAATCGGCGACGCCTATATGCGGACCAAATTGACGCCGACAGTGAAGAAAGTTTTCAACAAGTGGTTAGAATGGCGGAGATAG
- a CDS encoding glycosyltransferase: protein MPIAVIIPVLNEEKGIAATVDAVRRLGPDELLVVDGGSTDHTRDICAELNVACMTSPRGRAAQMNFGAARTKSAVLLFLHADTRLPIIAFGDIRKAMSDPACVGGRFDVQLDGNKAMLRVVEKMISLRSRISKVGTGDQAIFIRREVFNKIGGFQEIPLMEDIALSRAMKRAGKVACLRSRVITSARRWEMEGVWRTIFKMWTLKSLYLMGVSPVRLKRFYGDGR, encoded by the coding sequence ATGCCCATCGCCGTCATCATTCCCGTCCTTAACGAAGAAAAAGGCATCGCCGCGACTGTCGACGCTGTCAGACGGCTTGGCCCCGACGAATTGCTTGTCGTCGATGGCGGCAGCACCGATCATACCCGAGATATCTGTGCCGAATTGAACGTTGCCTGCATGACCTCGCCGCGCGGCCGCGCGGCACAGATGAACTTCGGCGCGGCGCGCACCAAGAGTGCTGTGCTGCTGTTTCTCCATGCCGACACTCGGCTGCCGATAATCGCCTTCGGCGATATTCGCAAAGCGATGAGCGATCCGGCTTGCGTCGGCGGCCGCTTCGACGTGCAGCTCGACGGCAATAAAGCGATGCTGCGAGTCGTCGAAAAAATGATCAGCCTGCGCTCGCGCATCTCCAAAGTCGGCACCGGCGATCAGGCGATTTTTATTCGGCGCGAGGTCTTTAACAAAATCGGCGGCTTCCAAGAGATCCCGCTGATGGAAGATATCGCTTTATCGCGCGCCATGAAGCGCGCCGGTAAAGTCGCTTGCTTGCGTAGCCGGGTGATTACTTCGGCGCGGCGTTGGGAAATGGAAGGCGTGTGGCGGACGATTTTCAAGATGTGGACGCTCAAATCGCTCTACCTAATGGGCGTATCGCCCGTCCGCTTGAAGCGCTTTTATGGCGACGGCCGCTAA